Proteins encoded within one genomic window of Sinorhizobium sp. B11:
- a CDS encoding NAD(P)/FAD-dependent oxidoreductase, whose amino-acid sequence MTFYQRIPGERRLNIAVVGSGISGLSAAWLLSHRHEVTVYEAADRIGGHSNTVEYESASGPVVVDTGFIVYNELTYPNLTALFHMLQVPTAASNMSFAVSMDNGAFEYSGGTGFGLLAQPINAISLRFWSMMRDLLRFYRNAPRDLATMDGISLQQYLDLNGYGRAFRYDHLYPMASAIWSTPTMDVAAYPAASFVRFSCNHGLLKLWNRPTWRTVEGGSREYVSRMTQRFSDKVRISTPVTVIRREEGRVIVHDASGQQQAFDDVVVATHADHALRMLADASDEERRVLGAFRYSRNEAVLHTDTRLMPKRRAAWSSWNYVADRRMDGRAEPQKPSITYWMNKLQPLGAAPPTFVTLNPQREPRPDSILRREVCDHPVFNLETEQAQQELWSLQGKRNTWFCGAHFGAGFHEDGLQAGLAVAEELGGLRRPWQVAQESARIARKPLTRPTERPIELEVLV is encoded by the coding sequence ATGACATTTTATCAGCGGATCCCGGGCGAACGGCGCCTGAACATCGCAGTCGTGGGCAGCGGGATTTCCGGCCTTTCCGCCGCATGGCTACTATCGCACCGCCACGAGGTCACTGTGTATGAGGCGGCCGATCGGATCGGCGGGCACAGCAATACGGTGGAATACGAAAGCGCAAGCGGGCCTGTCGTGGTTGATACAGGCTTCATTGTCTACAACGAACTGACATATCCCAACCTGACGGCACTCTTCCATATGCTGCAGGTGCCCACGGCCGCGTCCAACATGTCTTTTGCGGTCTCGATGGACAACGGCGCGTTCGAATATTCCGGGGGGACCGGCTTCGGGCTGCTTGCGCAACCGATCAACGCGATCAGCCTGCGCTTCTGGTCAATGATGCGCGATCTTCTACGTTTTTACCGCAATGCGCCGCGCGATCTGGCGACGATGGACGGCATATCGCTCCAGCAGTATCTCGACCTAAACGGCTATGGCCGCGCATTCCGATATGATCACCTTTACCCGATGGCGTCCGCCATCTGGTCGACGCCAACTATGGATGTCGCGGCCTATCCCGCGGCCAGTTTCGTTAGATTCAGCTGTAACCACGGCCTGCTCAAATTGTGGAACCGCCCGACCTGGCGCACGGTGGAAGGGGGAAGCCGTGAATATGTCAGTCGCATGACGCAACGCTTCTCCGACAAGGTCCGGATCTCGACGCCGGTTACCGTCATCCGCCGCGAGGAGGGGCGGGTAATAGTTCATGATGCTTCCGGTCAGCAGCAGGCATTTGATGATGTGGTCGTGGCTACTCACGCCGATCACGCGCTTCGCATGCTTGCCGATGCCAGCGATGAAGAGCGGCGTGTCCTTGGCGCTTTCCGTTATTCGCGCAACGAGGCTGTGCTTCATACCGATACTAGGCTGATGCCGAAACGGCGCGCCGCCTGGTCGAGCTGGAACTATGTCGCCGACCGTCGAATGGACGGGCGCGCCGAGCCGCAAAAGCCATCAATTACCTACTGGATGAACAAGCTGCAGCCCCTCGGCGCCGCGCCGCCAACATTCGTCACCTTGAACCCGCAACGCGAGCCACGTCCGGATAGCATCCTTCGTCGCGAAGTCTGCGACCATCCCGTCTTCAACCTTGAAACCGAGCAGGCGCAACAGGAATTATGGTCGCTGCAGGGAAAGCGCAACACGTGGTTCTGCGGAGCCCATTTCGGCGCGGGCTTCCACGAGGACGGCCTTCAAGCGGGGCTGGCCGTGGCGGAAGAGCTCGGCGGATTGCGGCGACCCTGGCAGGTGGCGCAGGAAAGCGCGCGCATCGCGCGCAAGCCCCTGACCCGACCGACAGAGCGCCCGATCGAGCTGGAGGTGCTGGTATGA
- a CDS encoding DUF2147 domain-containing protein, whose translation MTPMMPAAMVINLCLYGMANAADIEGRWARGDGNASVRIAPCGSDICAINTWIKPGTPKEKQGDKLVMTIKKGTSGVYSGTAFDPQRDLTYSLTVTVDGDKMVTKGCIIAGLLCKGVEWARIK comes from the coding sequence ATGACACCAATGATGCCGGCGGCCATGGTTATCAATCTTTGTTTGTACGGCATGGCGAATGCCGCCGATATCGAAGGTCGGTGGGCGCGAGGCGACGGGAATGCCAGCGTAAGGATTGCGCCGTGTGGCTCCGACATCTGCGCAATCAACACCTGGATAAAACCGGGGACGCCCAAGGAAAAACAGGGCGATAAGCTGGTCATGACCATCAAGAAGGGCACGAGCGGGGTCTATTCCGGCACAGCGTTTGATCCACAGCGTGACCTAACCTACAGCCTGACGGTAACGGTTGATGGAGACAAGATGGTCACGAAGGGATGCATCATTGCCGGCCTCCTGTGCAAGGGCGTCGAATGGGCGCGGATTAAGTGA
- a CDS encoding cyclopropane-fatty-acyl-phospholipid synthase family protein, which produces MSQPDDSLGVPLAPSGNTQKLGPGGRLVTRLISEMNFGRLRIVLPNGTVIEKVGPEPGPDAMLVMRRWRMLYHLLTAGDIGFAAGYLDEDWTTPDLTALIRLAARNSDALSPAIDGNILMRLFNRIGHRFNANTRRGSRRNIEAHYDLGNDFYREWLDSTMLYSSAIFDDTTPTLEAAQQMRLSRIREKLALRGGERVLEIGCGWGALAADLATHSNAQVVGLTLSPSQLRWAQEVAVASGKGQQIDLRLQDYRDTDGQFDRIVSIEMFEAVGQAYWPSYFETLRRCMAPQGRAVLQIISIEDKRFRSYRSSIDFIQKYIFPGGFLPSEAALVAAITSSGLKLQEVDHFGKSYARTLREWRKRFHARWPAIATLGFDERFKRLWHYYLCYCEAGFEESSINVGLYTIKHS; this is translated from the coding sequence ATGAGCCAGCCTGACGATTCCCTTGGCGTTCCACTCGCTCCTTCCGGCAACACACAGAAGCTTGGCCCTGGCGGCCGTCTCGTAACGCGGCTTATTTCGGAGATGAATTTTGGCCGGCTGCGGATCGTGCTTCCCAATGGCACCGTCATCGAAAAAGTCGGACCTGAACCGGGGCCGGATGCGATGCTCGTCATGCGGCGATGGCGGATGTTGTATCATCTTCTCACGGCCGGCGATATCGGCTTTGCGGCGGGTTACCTTGACGAGGACTGGACGACGCCGGACCTGACCGCCTTGATCCGCCTGGCGGCGAGGAACAGCGACGCGCTTTCGCCCGCGATCGACGGCAACATCCTGATGCGGCTATTCAATCGGATCGGCCATCGGTTCAACGCCAACACGCGCAGGGGAAGTCGCCGCAATATCGAAGCGCATTACGATCTCGGCAACGACTTCTATCGGGAGTGGCTCGACAGCACGATGCTTTATTCCTCGGCGATTTTCGACGACACGACGCCCACACTGGAAGCCGCCCAGCAGATGCGGCTTTCGCGCATCCGCGAGAAACTTGCTCTTCGAGGCGGTGAACGCGTTCTCGAGATCGGCTGCGGGTGGGGTGCCCTTGCCGCTGATCTCGCCACGCATTCTAACGCGCAGGTGGTCGGTTTGACGCTGTCGCCCTCGCAACTTCGGTGGGCACAAGAGGTAGCAGTGGCGAGCGGCAAGGGCCAGCAAATCGATCTGCGGCTGCAGGACTACCGCGACACGGACGGACAGTTCGATCGCATCGTGTCGATTGAGATGTTCGAGGCAGTGGGGCAAGCCTATTGGCCGAGCTACTTCGAGACCCTTCGTCGATGCATGGCGCCGCAGGGCCGTGCGGTTCTGCAGATCATTTCCATCGAGGACAAGCGTTTCAGAAGCTATCGCAGCAGCATCGACTTTATCCAGAAATACATATTCCCAGGGGGATTCCTGCCGTCCGAGGCAGCGCTCGTCGCTGCTATCACCTCGTCCGGGCTCAAGCTACAAGAGGTCGACCACTTCGGGAAGTCGTATGCGAGAACGCTGCGGGAGTGGCGCAAGCGGTTTCATGCCCGATGGCCCGCCATCGCGACCCTTGGCTTCGACGAGCGCTTCAAGCGGTTGTGGCACTATTACCTCTGTTACTGCGAGGCCGGTTTTGAAGAGAGCAGTATCAATGTTGGGCTTTATACCATCAAGCATTCATAG
- a CDS encoding transposase, with protein sequence MADEELLPPSDNTITKTEAESARVKRSRSRKPTAAKADTTSQRTAKPKARGLSDDEKREKINQVEAAIADGETLKDAVKAVAISDQTYYTWKKALAVAPAGASAGTATFDDELAEFAQLEEENRRLRKLLAEKLRAENTSLRKRLGMN encoded by the coding sequence ATGGCCGACGAAGAACTCCTTCCACCGTCTGATAACACCATAACAAAGACTGAAGCGGAGTCCGCTCGCGTCAAGAGGTCAAGGTCTAGGAAACCAACGGCGGCAAAGGCTGACACGACCAGTCAAAGGACGGCAAAACCCAAGGCGCGCGGATTGAGTGACGACGAGAAGCGCGAGAAAATCAATCAAGTTGAAGCTGCCATTGCCGATGGCGAAACATTGAAGGATGCCGTGAAGGCTGTCGCGATATCAGACCAGACCTACTACACGTGGAAGAAAGCCCTTGCTGTAGCGCCTGCCGGAGCGTCCGCGGGCACTGCCACCTTTGACGATGAACTCGCTGAATTTGCCCAGCTTGAGGAAGAAAATCGCAGGCTGCGTAAGTTGCTCGCCGAAAAACTTCGCGCCGAAAATACCTCGCTGCGCAAGCGGCTAGGTATGAATTAG